The Neospora caninum Liverpool complete genome, chromosome X genome includes a region encoding these proteins:
- a CDS encoding putative SCP extracellular domain containing protein, producing GGGLLSSAGNAALPGWRFSGNRLGAIRDRGIDATPAPRPSPDRWDCGTHEATACGVVSPLAPLRDVAVPSGGRREVRRHVDSFALSGFALAAPILADEPETTGLATPSTSELPGEAVSVPQAAAGALSRVVRDAEGDRGGHGQNQRATETGGDHRLSPQAERVSPSPLHVEPQSNLLDFSSMPSSHEPAFTPQTEMRLRNRPMRKYLRRRLRHLPPPTHLISGAGQPSASAEHWVDVEDVTDKCLRYINWYRQEGLEHPLEPIKATTTLREDAAALVRRLTLTHCRGAYPFPSPRPLVPGAFDANWFGAKEPDCSFAALTWFSQFRHFDGQFPGAPVEELASGFRVGEFARMMHRRATGIGCARTRSCAGGVNWLVCLYGSVPHRPNNADLRAEDVIFGPEVWESILQREASAPGGTQAKEVLSASSEEADVSLHIRLSGTSEDALREGGGAIERPASASESSFSEAGRQFATQSSSMVGETFEGHDELWRVSWPGRMDLRPRGISGLAPRPRLAEVWGQDISEESVMDIARGGRRGVTIDEKGGIDKLFMTLTGRDGQDELLVVEVDEHSAERENEAELDIASSNQFQTAEQSDADEP from the exons GGGGGCGgacttctctcctctgcaggCAATGCAGCTCTCCCCGGCTGGCGGTTTTCGGGTAATCGGCTCGGGGCAATCCGAGACCGGGGCATCGACGCCACCCCG GCTCCTCGACCCTCCCCCGACCGGTGGGACTGTGGAACCCACGAGGCGACTGCGTGTGGCGTTGTTTCCCCGCTGGCACCACTCCGGGACGTCGCTGTCCCTTCCGGTGGGCGGCGTGAGGTCCGGCGCCACGTAGATTCTTTTGCACTATCgggcttcgctctcgcggcTCCAATCCTCGCAGATGAGCCTGAGACCACTGGCCTTGCGACGCCGTCGACCTCGGAGCTCCCGGGCGAGGCCGTGTCTGTCCCTCAGGCTGCTGCGGGGGCATTAAGTCGCGTTGTTCGCGACGCGGAGGGCGACCGCGGTGGCCACGGCCAAaaccagagagcgacagagacaggaggcgacCACCGCTTGTCTCCGCAGGCAGaacgcgtctcgccgtcgcctttgcATGTGGAACCGCAGTCAAACTTGCTGGACTTTTCCTCCATGCCAAGCAGCCACGAACCCGCCTTCACCCCCCAAACAGAAATGCGCCTGCGAAACCGACCCATGAGAAAGTACCTCcggagacgcctccgccACCTTCCGCCTCCCACCCATCTCATTTCTGGCGCGGGTCAGCCGTCCGCGTCGGCGGAGCACTGGGTTGATGTCGAAGACGTCACAGACA AGTGCCTGCGGTACATAAACTGGTACCGCCAAGAGGGCCTCGAACATCCTCTCGAACCGATCAAAGCTACGACGACCctgcgagaagacgcggccgcACTCGTGCGGCGCCTGACGTTGACGCACTGCAGAGGAGCGTacccttttccctctccgaGACCCCTCGTCCCCGGG GCTTTCGATGCGAACTGGTTTGGCGCCAAAGAGCCTGATTGCAGTTTCGCGGCTCTAACGTGGTTCTCTCAATTTCGTCACTTCGACGG GCAATTTCCAGGTGCTCCAGTTGAGGAGCTGGCTTCCGGGTTTCGCGTCGGCGAATTTGCTCGAATGATGCACAGAAGAGCGACTGGCATCGGCTGCGCGCGGACCCGAAGCTGCGCGGGAGGCGTCAACTGGCTCGTGTGTCTCTACGGCTCGGTCCCTCACCGCCCGAACAACGCGGATTTGCGTGCAGAAGACGTGATTTTTGG GCCGGAAGTGTGGGAATCGATTCTGCAACGCGAGGCCTCAGCACCCGGCGGCacgcaggcgaaggaagTGCTATCGGCTTCCtcggaggaggcagacgtGTCTCTACACATTCGGTTGAGCGGCACAAGCGAAGACGCTTTGCGGGAAGGCGGTGGCGCCATTGAGCGTCCAGCCTCCGCATCTGAATCGAGTTTTTCGGAGGCCGGCCGCCAGTTTGCGACTCAGAGCAGCTCCATGGTGGGCGAGACATTCGAAGGTCACGACGAGCTGTGGCGGGTCTCCTGGCCCGGCCGCATGGATCTGAGGCCCCGCGGGATATCTGGCCTCGCCCCGCGGCCAAGGCTCGCTGAAGTGTGGGGTCAAGACATATCGGAGGAATCAGTCATGGACATAGCCAGGGGCGGCCGCCGGGGTGTGACGATCGATGAAAAGGGCGGGATCGATAAACTGTTCATGACGCTGACGGGACGCGACGGTCAGGACGAACTGCTGGTGGTGGAAGTCGACGAGCAcagtgcagagagagagaatgaggcAGAGCTCGACATTGCCAGCTCGAATCAGTTCCAGACAGCAGAACAGAGCGATGCTGACGAGCCGTGA
- a CDS encoding putative aminomethyltransferase, mitochondrial — protein MPASGRVPSMSEPVVHTPQTVRPAVVVAERTLAPDAVSQPTFPSPAAASSPPSVQAKESASPSAPSGSRAPPATSVRLSPLHEVHAGLGAKFGKFQGVLLPFAYEGEGVMSSHLHTRTCASLFDFSYRQHYRIWGEKAAQLLERLVVGDVQSLLETESRFTLFTNDDGGILDDVIVAVHPGFLLVMGNACNKAKVLERLEAEAAIARGREKSVQPRVRVSAAFAQGFVKRNLALDGISSAVASGERVTVEALDDFTLLGVQGAQAMEVMGQVVDAASVDLVKMPFMSSYLCTVEGVECVLTRCGFSGEDGFEISLLSEEASMVFSALLEKSSLLRPAGFGTRETLRQEAGLCLYGADIDEETTPVEASLGWAVGRRRRQEANFPGASRILAQLVQLQLLQSQAKSRVHIDAETLQAQLDEAAEKAGIFEVDRLRRKRVGLALPAGGSTTKGGVAVLSLEGEKKVGAVTSSCFAPSLQRTIGMAYLDLPYTLPKTRVQLDTPRPTKDVEVCKMPFVPGAYYRVPLPL, from the exons ATGCCCGCTTCTGGGCGCGTCCCCTCTATGTCGGAGCCGGTTGTGCATACACCTCAAACCGTCAGGCCGGCGGTCGTGGTTGCTGAACGGACTCTAGCACCAGACGCAGTTTCCCAGCCtacctttccctctcccgccgCAGCCTCTTCACCTCCCTCTGTTCAGGCAAAAgagtctgcctctccttccgctcccTCGGGCTCTCGAGCCCCTCCGGCGACATCAGTGCGCCTTTCACCTCTGCACGAAGTGCATGCGGGGCTGGGGGCGAAGTTCGGCAA GTTCCAGGGCGTGCTCCTGCCTTTCGCCTACGAGGGCGAGGGCGTGATGAGCTCCCACCTCCACACGCGGACCTGTGCCTCGCTTTTCGACTTCTCTTACCGCCAACACTATCG GATctggggcgagaaggccgcgcaGCTCCTCGAACGTCTAGTGGTCGGTGATGTCCAGA GCCTTCTCGAAACCGAGAGCCGCTTCACGCTCTTCACCAACGACGACGGTGGCATTCTGGACGACGTGATCGTTGCAGTGCATCCAGGCTTCCTGCTGGTCATGGGCAATGCATGCAATAAAGCCAAAGTTCTCGAACGGCTTGAGGCAGAGGCTGCTATAGCGCGGGGAAGAG AGAAGTCCGTTCAACCGCGTgttcgtgtctccgcggcttTCGCCCAGGGGTTTGTGAAGCGAAACCTAGCCCTGGATGGTATTTCTTCCGCTGTGGCCTCAGGCGAACGCGTGACGGTGGAGGCTCTGGACGACTTCACGCTGTTGGGAGTCCAGGGCGCACAGGCGATGGAGGTGATGGGCCAGGTTGTGGATGCCGCGAGCGTCGATCTCGTCAAAATGCCCTTTATGAGCA GTTACCTGTGCACCGTGGAGGGTGTCGAGTGCGTTTTGACGCGGTGCGGCTTCTCCGGGGAAGACGGGTTTGAG ATTTCATTGCTCTCGGAGGAGGCGTCGATGGTCTTCTCGGCTCTGCTGGAAAAATCATCGCTGCTGCGCCCAGCGGGATTCggcacgcgagagactctGCGACAAGAAGCGGGTCTCTGCCTGTACGGGGCTGATATCGACGAGGAAACGACCCCTGTGGAGGCTTCCCTGGGATGGGCTGTCG gtcgccgccgtcgccaggAAGCGAACTTTCCGGGGGCGTCGCGGATTCTCGCGCAGCTCgtgcagctgcagctgctgcagagCCAGGCGAAGTCGCGGGTCCATATCGACGCGGAAACCTTGCAAGCTCAGCTGGACGAGGCGGCTGAGAAGGCAGGCATTTTCGAGGTCGACCGCCTCCGCCGCAAACGCGTCGGCCTCGCGCTCCCGGCGGGCGGCTCGACAACCAAGG GAGGAGTCGCCGTCCTCAGcctcgagggagaaaagaaagttGGCGCGGTGACCAGCAGCTGCTTTGCCCCGTCGCTGCAGCGAACCATCGGCATGGCGTACCTAGATCTCCCGTACACCCTG CCAAAGACGCGCGTTCAGCTGGACACTCCCCGCCCGACGAAAGACGTCGAAGTGTGCAAAATGCCCTTCGTCCCTGGCGCCTACTACCgcgtccctcttcctctctag